The window AATGGTGAAGTAGCATTAGAAATTAGTATCGTGTATATGTGGTAGTATATATGTACTACTATgtgaaaataatgtatggaagtacGTGGAAAAAAGTACTCCTAGTATGTAGTATTGGAGTTTCATGCATGTAGATGCATTATCATCAGGATCCATCATGCACCATATTTCTTTCCATATGTGTTTGCTTACATAGATCTTTTTTCAAGTGGTAATGTGTGGTCGTTGCATTGCTCACCTCGGTGGCATCCGCCGTCGTCATCATGCAATCACCGTACGTCGTTGCGTCTAATTAACCCTGAGCCGTCGTCAACGGTGTGAATCACTCCTAGTTGCTCGCCTCAACAGGCTACTCCCAGACAGTGCTTGTAGCCTATTCATCATCTAAATAAAGCAGATGAAAGTTCAAACTTCAAAGAGCAAGCAATGAAACATAGGAACCTGTGGTGCACTACAACACGTATGTCAATTGCAGGCACTTTAAAATGCCTCAAAAAGCCCCTATAATGCCAGCTTAGAGAAAAGAAGGCATTTTCCAAATATGCTAGAGATGGTCACGAAGGGAAAGGTCTTCTGAGGCATTTTTCTAGAACGCCTCCAAAGGTCAACACAGAGGCATGTTTAAAACGCCAGCAAGCTCAATTTGAGGCATTTTTCCACAATGCCTCAAAAAGATTAAACGCAGGCATTTTTTCAGAACGCCAACAAGCTCAATTGAAGGCATTTTTTTAGAATGCCTCCAAAGACTATTTGCAGCATTTGTCATGATGCCTCTAAAAATTATGCCAGGCATCTCTCATACTGCCTTCAAGACATTTTTGTGGCATTTCTAAAGAATGCCTCAAAACCATTATGTGGCGTCTTTTGTATTGCCTCCAAAATGTTTCCAGGGCACATAAGAATGCCACAAACTTTACATATGCATAATAAGAATATGATAAAACCACTATTACAACAAGCTCAATAATTTGCATCTAGCTCTGTAAAAACACACATACAATAGAAAAAAAGATTGAGAAGCTTGCATCGGCTAGAAGTATCATCGTGCATGCGAATAATGCAAAGCATCACCATCAGAACATCTTCACAAATTCAGAAACAATATCAAAGTATCAATCAGAAACACACAGGTCACTTCCTAATGTTGTGACAACAATACGAACAAGTGTTCCAGCTTGATGCAAGAGCAATCCAATCAGCAGTGTACCAGCATAAGAGCAAGCCAATCTTAGACGGGCACACACAAGGGCAAGCAAATCAGCGATGTGTCACCTTCAACTTCAACCTTGAGCAGTGTACCAGCATTTCTAGGCTTCTACAAGAGCAAAGAATGTTCTCAGCACTGTAACAGGGTTACAGAGACATGCATGCAAGAAAAAGGGGCCAGGAAACCTCATGCTCTAATTCACTACAGGAAAAGGCATGTACAACTCACCTATGACCATCTTTCATGTTTCCCTGCCCGAATTCCTAAGTATGTTGTTTCCGGTTGTAGCAGAGATTGCTTGAGTAGCTTTTTTCATTCTTGTTGTTTTAGAAACCTTCTTTCTCTTCAGTGTATTACTCACTGCACCTTCTGAAGTACTGCAACCAGTCTCATGGTTGGTCACCTGAGTTCCACTAGTTGTTTTGTTGGGATCCACATTCTCGCTATTCTTGAAAGACACCtgactacaaacactagaaacctaCAATTGGGTAAAAACAAAAATCATGTATAGTTATACATAATATGAgcacaaaaccaaaactatgagctaTGATAGTACCTTAGAGTGCAGCACGGTAGTACGATCTGTTTGCATAATCTGCATAAAAAAGAGTTCAGAATAGTTGCATATACAAGAACAGGGCAAATGAGATAGCAAAGTGTCATGTATCATACATTTTTGCGTGGCCATGGAATACACCTAGCTTGGGCATTTCCTAGCTTGTTTATTTTCCCTTGTGCAGGAGGCAGCTCAGTTGTTTCTTTGAGCACGACGTTGACAAGAACTTCAACACAATCAGCTAGTGGTTGGCCATCAATAGCTTTAGCTTTTCTATCAGTTTTCTGAATGGTTCCCATTGCCACCACACTTGCACTATTTGGCGACGTCAAACTAACTTCCATGCCACACTTTATGGTATCTTCTAATCCATCCTGTAAGTTGCAATGGTACTAAGTAACCCTTCTAATTCGCTAGTTGGTTAATAAGTTGAGACACATATAGAAAAAATCACCTTTGGCCCATTTTGGAGCGGTGTTTGAAATATTCCTGGTTTCTTATGTTTAGTTGTCTTTGTCTTCTTTGGTTTTGGCACAGGCGCAAGACTTGGTAGTGCTGATTCTGTTGTCTTTGATTCCAGTTGGGATGCCTTCACCAACTTAGAGTAGCCATTGCCTTGGAGCAGCCTTGGAGCAGCCATTGCCTCGGATGCCttggtagtatatgaaagtgaagttGCTTGTTCTTCGTCATTCATGGTTTCCAAGTCCTAGTATGTGGAAACTCATATTTAGCTACTagtaaatgctcaaataatgtgaCTGAATATAAGAGATGAAAACAAGAATCACCTTAGAAGGTTCTTTATTTGGAAGCTCCTTTTCTGGAATTCCTCCCATTTCAACAGACCCCCTAGAAGCTATGATCAAACTTTTTAGCTCATTGTACTGTTCTGCCATTCTCTCACTCTTGGCCATCATTGAAGTTTGATTTGCCAGCAGAGTATGCACCACATGCCGAAGCTCCATGTTCTCTTGTTTAGCAACATGTAGTTCAGCTTCAACTTGAGCAAGGCGCTCCGAAGCGACTCCACCTACTAATAGACCAAGGCCACTTGGCCTTCCTTTCTTTCCTTTTGGGAAAATTGATGAATAAAGATCACCATCACGGGCCTCCTCACCAATCAAAGAAGGATCTTCCCGAATCCTTTTTTTAATTTCATCCTGAAAGGTTCGTATAACAGTAGGGTTGCAAGCATGAATTTTGTGAAGCACTGAACACAGCAGTATCAAGTGAAAGCTAACTAGGAATATAATAGAACAGAGCACTATGAAGTGAACTACATACCATTTTTACTTCGCTTTGTTGGTTGACTGGATATCCATTGTTTTTCGTATGCGTAACCACGTAAAGCTCGGCACGCCCAATTTCCCTACCCTCTACCATCTCCTGAAGCAGAGATGAAATGTTGATACAATAGTTACACAAGTTAAAAAGGACAAAGACACTAAGGCAACAAATCTAGACAGCAAATCTGTCCACAATTCAGCTGTGTACATATGAGAGGCAGAATAAGTAAGGTCAGCCTTCCTCGACACAGCGGTGTGGGTCCCGTTGACACAAAGAACAGGGCAAATGAATATTATGGGGTAAAATAAAACAAGGAATATTGATTACCATTTGATCAAGGACAACTGCAAAACTTCGTGACCCAGCGGTGTGGGTCCCGTTGCATCCCTCGAGTTGCGATGCCCGAGTGGCTTTGTTTCTCTCAGATTTTTCCTGGGCACACAAATATGGTGAAGAAACTCATAACAAGCTTATATGTGGAACACATATTTAGCATAGGATACAAAACTACACCATTGAGTACTCACCTTAGCTTTCTCTGTTCTCCAGTGTTTTACTAGCCACTCCCACTGTCCAATTGGAATTCTATTATCACAACCATTAAGAATATTCCGTGCCCGTGACAAATCAGCTTTGTAGTATTTCCTCTTTAAAACAACCTTGAAGTCTTTCCATTTTTTACTAGCTGATCTCAACACCCATCTTTTGTATGACTCATCAATGTTGAAAAAAGCCTATAATAAAATACAATTGTGACAACTTGTTCGTTGAAGAAAAAAATGACTTGTTTGTTGAAGATGCAAATATATATGTTAGATTGCGTTGACATACCTGGACAGAACCCCACAACTTTTCTTTCTCTAACTTTGGTACTTTGCTCCAGTTTTGAGCAGCTAAGGACATTTCTTTTCCTTTCACTAGGGTTCCAATAAAATTTGTCagcttgcaagtcttcaaaccacatggCTGACCAAATCTGTTGAACTTCAAATTGATCTTGTTATCAACATCATGTTCTTTCCAGAAGCGCCTCATGTGAGTAGGTCCTCTTCTAGTCTTCTCTACAACTTCTGGTATGTGAACAGATAGGAACTACCATTAGGCCCATGAAAAACAAGCACATGTAAATTCTTTTATGCCCTCAGAACTAACCATGTGTTTTCTCCTGTTCTTGTCgaacttcctcttcttcttcatgttcATCTTCTTGTCCAGACTCACCTTCTTCATCTTCCGATTTAGTTTCATCACCATGTTCTCAAACACATTCTTCTCTATGTGCATAGGATCCAGATTATGACGCAATAGAAGTGTTTCCCAGTATGGCAGCTGAAAGAAGCAACTTCTCTTTCTGAATATTGAAGTGTCTTGCTGCATGCTTGCATCATTCTCATCTACCTGATTACGGTGTCGCTTCCTGCTGCTCTTCTGCTGCAGCTTCCCATACGTAGTTTTCATGTCCTTTGTCAATACTGAAATGTCATGTGATGAAAGGGGAACGGGAGGCTCTCGATGTTCCAAAAAACCATCAAATGACTCAGCATCAAATCGAAACTCGTGATTAGGTTCCAAGAATCTGCGATGTCCCATATAGCATTTCTTGTGTCCATTCTTTAACCAAAGAGAGCATGTCTCTGATAGACAATGGGAGCAAACTGCTATATTTTCTCCAGACAAAGATCCACGCCCAGGCCAATCACTTATTGTGCATAGTAGTGCGGCACGTAAGAGAAACTTCTTAGATCGAGAGGCATCATAAGTCCAGACTCCATCATTCCAAAGCTCCAAAAGATCATCTATGGTCAGCTGCATGTAAACATCCATGTCTTTCCCTGGAGATTTTTTACCAGGAATGATGACAGAGAGGATAAAGTTTGATTGCTTCATACAAATCCATGGAGGAAGGTTGTAGGGGATCAAGACGATAGGCCATATGCTATATGAGAGATTCATATTTCCAAAAGGGTTGAAACCATCAGCTCCCAATCCAAATCTAACATTGCAAACTTCTGAACTGAAGTCTTTGTGAATAGCATCAAAGTGTTTCCATGCAGGTGAACCAGCTGGGTGTCGTATCAAGCCGTCCTTTGTGCGGCCTTCGCTGTGCCACCTCATATCTGATGTCGTCTTTGTAGAAGCGAACAACCTTTGGAGTCTCTTCTTTAGCGGGAAATGACAAACCACCTTTTGAGGCACCTTGTGGACACGCCTTCCATCAACTCCAGTATTTACGCTCTTCCATCTACTTGTGCCACACACTGGACATGATATGGCATCAGCATGTTCCTTCCTAAATAGAATGCAATCGTTTTTGCATGCATCTATACTATCATATCCAATACCAATGGCTTTCACAAACTTTTTGACCCCATGAAAATTTTTGGGCAACGCCTGACcttctggaagtgcctccttaattAGCGTCAatacctcatcaaagcatacattgctCATTCCCCTCATATTCTTGATATGAAGCAACCTCACCAAAAATTGCAGCTTCGAGAATCTTTTGCAACCTGGGTACAACTCTTGGTGTCCATCATTAACTAATCTATAGTATGCCTCAGCATCATCGTCCAAATCATCTTCAGACTCTTGCTCCTCTCCTAAAGTACGAGTATCGTACATTCCAAATCCTTCTAGTAGCATCTCATGCATCTCATCACTATCAGCATATTCTTCAAACTGTGAACTAGGAGCAGTAATTGCTTCGGAGGGCCGCATACTTTCTCCATGGTGAATCCATATGGTATATCCGGACATGAATCCATCGCAAATCAAATGATCATAGACTTCATGCTCACCTAACCAACGAGAGTTTACACATATCTTGCAAGGGCAGAGAATCCTACTATTTTTTGCTGACTcacggaaagcaaattgtatgaAGTTGCTAGTTCCTTCAGAATACTCGGCGGAAGACCTTGCTGCTCGCATCCAACTCCTATCCATTCTCAACTGAACAAAACCAAGTTCTTCAACATGAGGTGCTTAGAAGAAGTTATGTAACATACTAAAGCAGAGGCCACATAAAAATTCTATAATAAATATTTGAATGTGAGCAGAAGCAAAGAGGAATTTCTAGAAGCAGTGTCAGTTTAACTAGCAAAAATAACAAATCAACTTAAGGTTGTTCCTTGTCGTTGTTGCACACTACTTCTGGGAGTACAACTAGCTTATTGTGCAAGTGCCAGTAATTAGTGTTATATATAGTACTAAGCTACATGTATTGATCAGTTCAGTGCTTCTCCAACAATAGTCAAACTGCACAATGTCGTGCCAAAATGATTGTTCATACAGAACATCTAGCACAAACACAAAAGGGAAGTAAAATGAAGTAGAAAAATTCAGGGGCATTacctcaaacaccttgtgtgcaccgGAGCGTTGGATCAAGAACAGCAACAGAACGTGGGCGAGTCTGGCATGGGAAGGATGAAGCTGATGCGTGCGAGgccaccttcttcctcctcctcctcctcctcctccgccgcctcctctccgGTGCCTGGATATCCCCTCTCCTTTGGGTCTCCTTCACTCGGTCACTGCAATCCCACCGCGAGATCGCGAAGGAGAGAAGAAGAGGTCCAGCGCGGGATGGCGTTGCCGGCCGCGGCGCCGCGGCGGCCGCTACGCCTGCGGCAGCTCCGGTGTGGGACACCGGTGGCGGAGGCTCCGGTGGCAGCGACGACGCCCCAAGCGGTCGATGCGAGCAGATCGAGTCgatcttttgttttttgttttttattactagtacatatgcccgtgcgttgcaacgggcaaaAAAATTGACAAAACCCGTTTTATGTGtcattatgcttcacttatattcaaGTTTGACAAACCTTGAAATAAGGTTACCCTCATCTGTAAGGTGCATATGCGGGTGTTTTGTCATGGGTTGAATTATCCTTATTTGGATCATGAAGTGTTCATGTGAGAAGCCACACTAACGTCCTTCATTGGCGCATACTTAAGCTCCGTACTTCCATCGAATGGAAGAGAAGTTGTGCATAAAATAGTATTTTAGTGGGAGAAAAATACAACGTGATTCTTAGTGCTTCTCCAACGCCAAGCCACAAAACGGACAAAGCATCCGTCCATGGACCGGGGACCAGTCTGTGGGCACTGATGCACGAGGCGGCCATCCAAAACTATCCACGTAAGTGCAATTGCATTTCAGAAGAAATTTAATGAAAGCGAACAAATTTGATGGGTATTTAAATAAACTGGACGATATTCATTCACACTTGAATAATATTTAGATAAAACAGATGCTTTTAATCTAGACCAGAGCAAATTAATTACATTTCGACATATTTGAACCAAAATATACTCTACACCTAGTCTAAATGATCGTCGGCGCCCGTTCTCCCATTTCCAGCATGCCATGAGCCTCGGGAATTGAATCTGATAGGAGTTGACCAGTGCCTCCTACTCGGCCGGAACAAGGCCTCCCGCTCGGCTAACACCATTTCGGTAGTGAGCACATGCCTCGCGCATGGTGATGCCGACATGGACCTGCGAGGAGGGTGGCGCCAGCTTGTGTCGGTCGCGTCATTCATTGGGACATCCGCAGCGCCGGCCTCCGTCTGTCAGTTGGCGGCAATGGCGGCCCTCTCCGTCTTCTACTCTGACGAGAGACTGTCCCAAATGGCTTGATAGCTCGAGGAGGCCATGACAGGCGTGGTGCGAAGAGGAGAAAGGGAGGGGGGGATGGTGGATGCAGCTATGGTCTGGGTTGGAATTTAAATAGCCGGTGGATGGCAAGGCAAGGGACAGGGTGGTTAATGATGGGCGGCAGACAAACGGActtgtggcgccggagtaggtttctcgacaCCCGCGCATGTTTAATGTAGGGAGGCGAACAAAGGCCTCACATTTGAACGCTCCGGGCGGGAATGGAGTGGATGTTAGGTGGCCCAGGGTAGTCAGAATCGAGCCTGGCAGCGGTTCGGACACCCGCAAAGTCCCTCCCCCAAGTTTATGTTTGCTTTGCGGTAAAAAGTAGGCCCAGACCGATCGGCTGACCGATACATGCCCATGTTAGATGGCAGAACACGTCTGGACCGGTAGTCCGGACGGTTGCTGACGCCTTGtgggtcagcgttggagatgcccttacatatTCTTTGAGAGTTTAATAAATTATTTTATAAAATTATCAAACGATTTGAATTCTTatgattttttagttttttttatcaAAGATAGTTTGATTTGAAAGATTATATTACATTTTCAATGTTTGGCATACGCTGAGGGTCGAGCGGCCGGCACGTATAGGCACGTGTACACCACCGCTTTAGAGCTTGCTTTATCCTTTCCACCGAGATGCATCTCCATCCATTAACTTCTCTCGCCCCATCTCTCTTCTCATCCCCATCTGCACACACGCACTGCACTTCAACAGCCGCAGCAGCCAGCTTGATCCGGCGCGCTGTGAGCCGGCTGCCCGGCGAGCGCCGTTCTACCGGAGCTTCGCCGCCGCCCGCCACGTTGCCGCCCGGCCTCACCACTACCCTCATCTCGCCCCTCCCTTATCATTCCTCCAGCACTGCTATAATTCTTTCAGAGACATCCGCCATCATCAACACCACCGGCGAGGCCAGATAGACCACCAGCATATAAGCCCAGCGCCACCCACAGTTGGTCCACACTGTCCGAGCAGCAGTCGAGGGGGAGAGAACAGATCCAGGCGCCACCATgccctccgcgtcctcctcctcggcctgcgCCGCGGCCGCTGCCGTCGGCGATGCCGCCGTGTCCTACGACCACAAGGCCGTGGTCATCAACGGGCAGCGCCGAACGACGCCTCGGCCTTCGCCTCTGCACATCTCGAGGCCCACCTGGCACATCTCTGTTGCATCACGCTAGCAGGCCGCTGCCTCGTCCGGCATCCTCTGCTTCGGCTCGTCTTCACCCGCCTCGAGCCGACGCGAGGAAGAGTGAAGATAGCTCCGCAGCGGCGCCATGGTTGCCGGCCAACGAGCGCCCCATCGCGGTTGCTGGCGGACAAGCACAGCGGAGCTCGGGTGCTGGGATGGAGATGCAGCTACAGGGGGCCGGTGACGCCGGAGGTGGAGGAGAGGCCGAGAAGCGAGAGGGCCGGGGACGGAGGGGAGAGCCGGACAGCCGACGAGAGCCCAGTCGAAGCCATCCCCCTTCCACCTTCTCTGCCACTGGTTGGATAAGATAAGATGAACAAAGGAGCACGCGTGGAATTCTTACAAGATGCAGGGGGTAATTTGCAAAATCGAATCGTTTTGCCAGATCCCGCGCCGGACTACCGGTCATGTCTGCCGCCTCCTTCTCTTTTTCTCTTGACTCGTTCTGTGTTTGTTGATCCAAGAGGCTAGTTGTTGATATTACACGCAATTTGCGTAGGTATATAAATTGGTAGGATTTCACGAAAGCAATCGAGGTGGGATTATTATTGTGAGTACGTGTGAAAATCAGATAAGGTACCTAAACATGCTTGCAGGCCGAAACGTGCGTGCAGGCCCATTGAGAGGATGTGGATGCAGACCAATTGGATGGaaaaaaaatttagtaccacctcgcaatTGGACGGACTTTCCGGAGAAAACATCTAATGCGGGatgaaaccaagaatatcaccttgctttaatagtaggtatagatatagatttcgATGGTCACCTATAGAAGACAGAGGTGGGAGGGTTATTTTGCAAATAGTCTAAAATCAAGGGTCAAATCTGTATAATAAGCCAAGCATTGGAGGCGCTATCCACTGGAACGCCAGCAACAATCGGAGGCATTTTCTAAATTCGCCTTCAAAGCACGTGAGCATCGGAGGCACTTTCTCAAAGTGCCGTTAGTACCATGATTTTAAGGCATTTTAGGAAATCGCCGCTAATAAAATGCCTCCTAATGACGTATGTGTTGTAGTGGTGGAAGTGGCAACAAACCTGAGTTAGCTAGCGACGTCCTGACTGCTGAGATGGCAGATGATGCCACGCGACTTCGGCACTCACTTGCTTCCGATATATGGCAACAACATGGATCTATGGCAGCAACATGACAAAAATTCTGGACCTGCAAGCAtccatggagagagagagagagtcgggTGGTGGCACGCGACGACGCTGGCCCCTTGTCTCCAGCCGGTGATGCTCACGACGAGGCCGATCGGCCGTGTCCAGCCGGTACGGGCCTCAGCCTTGAGGCAGAGGGATAGAGGAAAAATCGCTTGTTGTTGGTAACAAGAACATACAGAGAAAGCTATTTTTACGAGGAGAAAATTATAATCAGTTTTTTGGATAAGCTCACGACCAGAAAACTGTTGTTAACCACAAAACAAAGTAATTAAATAATTAATACTAAACGGGTCGGGTGGAACCTCGTCTAACCCGTTAGGATTCTGTTGGCCATCTAGCGCGCTTAGATCGGCACATGGGATGAACGGTGGATTCTTAGGTGGTAACTACCACTAGGTGGTAGAATCTATTTTCCCTATCTATATATATGCTATTCTGTTACGCAtaccagaatattattctgttaccctgtttgaactgatgaattcaagcggttgaactgatgctttctgtTGCTATTaaaaatcgtcttctttagttcaaatttttttgcaatttgtttttcaaaacggggcgtgtaatatatcgttggaaagctcttgacatccacattacaatcttataatttgtttttgcaaaaaaattatgatttaagagcagttttggaaaaaaccatttttttcaaaaccgaaaacgcgaatcgtatttttgacttaattttcaaacggtttgtcggaattgagccaatgagatggcgttggaaagcttgtgaaaatccgcatcttccatatatctactaTTTTTTTAAAagctatatgatttaaaagtaatttgaaaaacgatgaaattctgggcgaaatgtTTTTTTACTGTTTTTCGCAAACGGTTTATCGGATTGACGCAACTGATaaggcgttggaaagctatggaaaatgcgcaacttttgcgtatagaaagttttttctaattccttacggtttaaatacGAATTCAAATACGGTTCAATTTGGTTTTGAACGCGGTTTTTTAAAAAGTTTGtcaaaatggggcaaataatataaccTTGGATTTCTATCGAAAATGCGAagcttagtcatgttgaacattttctctACTTCAAAACCGTTTAAAAGTAATTTTGAATAAGGTAAAACCCATTGTGTTGTTTTTTCGTGTCTAAAAAACAGAGTACTCGTACTGATGTATGTCTATATTTGTACTGAGGTATTTTTCACAGAGTAGTTTTGAATGGTTTCAAAAAAAGAAAACTTTGAACGGATGTCTTTCTGATTTTTTACTTGCTCCCATcttttaagagtaattttgaaataCGGTGAGACTCATCGTGCTGTTTTTCTGTCCAAAAAAAGAGTACTCATATTGATCTATGTGTGTTTGTACTGAGGTATTTTtcagagtaattttgaatggttccgaaaaaaGAGTACTTGCACTGATGTTTGTATGGTTTTGTACTGAGCATGTTTTCACATACTAgacttcactctgttttttggaTATTATAGTCCCCGAACTTTCATGGTTTATATCgttgaactgaatgatatttttttcAAAAGGAAATAATTTCGTGTGTTTGTTTTTTAACTCAATTTTCTTGCAAGATGTTTTGGACTTCTCTTGTTTTGCGActtgaacttttaccatttgaTTTTTCATTGGGTTTCATTTTGTTTGAGCTTTTTTCTCAAACTTAACTGGGACGTCGTGTTGAACTTACAACTTTTTTAATTGTGAACTTGATGTGTTTTTGCAATGCCAATATTTATGAGAGCAGGGCGAGGACAAAGGAAATAATTTCGTGTGTTTGTTTTTTTAACTCAATTTTTCTTGCAAGATGTTTTGGACTTCTCTTGTTTTGCAActtgaacttttaccatttgaGTTTTCATTGGGTTTCATTTTGTTTGAGCTTTTCTCTCAAACTTATATGGGACGTCGTGTTGAACTTACAACTTTTTTAATTGTGAACTTGCTATTTTTGCAATGCCAATATTGAGGAGAGCAGGGCGAGGACAACGATAGAAGGAAGCTGCGTGTGGTGATCGTGGAAGCACTACAGGGCTGAGCCACAACGGTGGTTGATGGCAAGGCGGCACGACACGACATGCGGCGGAAAGGCATGGCGACGGGTGGGCAACGCACTGACATGACACTTGAGATGCGCCTGCTGGACTAACCTCCTTGTCCCATCTGGACATATTAGTTGCAGAACTTGGACGTTTTCTTGGACGTCAACTCTTGGACGTCAACGTCACATAATACCAAAACCTAACCATC is drawn from Triticum dicoccoides isolate Atlit2015 ecotype Zavitan chromosome 6B, WEW_v2.0, whole genome shotgun sequence and contains these coding sequences:
- the LOC119325343 gene encoding uncharacterized protein LOC119325343 — its product is MRRFWKEHDVDNKINLKFNRFGQPCGLKTCKLTNFIGTLVKGKEMSLAAQNWSKVPKLEKEKLWGSVQAFFNIDESYKRWVLRSASKKWKDFKVVLKRKYYKADLSRARNILNGCDNRIPIGQWEWLVKHWRTEKAKEKSERNKATRASQLEGCNGTHTAGSRSFAVVLDQMEMVEGREIGRAELYVVTHTKNNGYPVNQQSEVKMDEIKKRIREDPSLIGEEARDGDLYSSIFPKGKKGRPSGLGLLVGGVASERLAQVEAELHVAKQENMELRHVVHTLLANQTSMMAKSERMAEQYNELKSLIIASRGSVEMGGIPEKELPNKEPSKDLETMNDEEQATSLSYTTKASEAMAAPRLLQGNGYSKLVKASQLESKTTESALPSLAPVPKPKKTKTTKHKKPGIFQTPLQNGPKDGLEDTIKCGMEVSLTSPNSASVVAMGTIQKTDRKAKAIDGQPLADCVEVLVNVVLKETTELPPAQGKINKLGNAQARCIPWPRKNIMQTDRTTVLHSKVSSVCSQVSFKNSENVDPNKTTSGTQVTNHETGCSTSEGAVSNTLKRKKVSKTTRMKKATQAISATTGNNILRNSGRET